The proteins below are encoded in one region of Leptotrichia sp. oral taxon 218:
- a CDS encoding OmpA family protein: protein MDKRSKVTAMLSVLLVSAPTTAKKITTSNLRDNAMRTDAVEVDNTNSENVENYVTETKKSEGDLLVLDTNKLKFDYNSANIKDEYNPILEKVKKYIEEKNLKVSIIGYTDSKGTKSYNKELSLRRAESVEERLIDLGLSPERIIETVGKGDSNPIASNDDEDGRAKNRRIEIKINKNQS from the coding sequence ATGGATAAAAGATCAAAAGTAACAGCGATGTTATCTGTGCTATTAGTTTCGGCACCAACTACTGCAAAAAAAATAACAACTTCAAATTTAAGAGACAATGCTATGAGAACGGATGCTGTCGAAGTTGACAATACAAATTCTGAAAATGTAGAAAATTATGTAACTGAAACAAAAAAATCTGAAGGAGATTTACTTGTATTAGATACAAATAAATTAAAATTTGATTATAACAGTGCAAATATAAAAGATGAATATAATCCAATACTGGAAAAAGTAAAAAAATATATTGAAGAAAAAAATTTAAAAGTTTCAATTATTGGATATACAGATTCAAAGGGGACAAAGAGTTACAACAAAGAATTATCACTTAGAAGAGCTGAAAGCGTTGAAGAAAGATTAATTGATTTGGGACTTTCTCCTGAAAGAATTATTGAAACAGTTGGAAAAGGAGACAGTAATCCTATCGCATCAAATGATGATGAAGATGGAAGAGCTAAAAATAGAAGAATTGAAATAAAAATCAATAAAAATCAAAGTTAA
- a CDS encoding coproporphyrinogen III oxidase: MIVSNIKVNENKLEEFVRVLLPEEYDILKANSEKNIYFEIFENLEKIDVVAILIKEKNFNNYKNNKNSEIKIEICENFKIKNVEKNIEEKNILKKITFSYEKICDKYFDQAEVMLKTSIFKIFEKEKDFKWGTLIGVRLTKIVGRFLKMGLSYEKILEILRDIYLVSDEKRNLLINIVKKQQKYLDKDTIGIYIGIAFCPTKCTYCSFPAYLLKGKYAARYDEYIEDIYKETKEIGQLAQELNLKINTIYIGGGTPSILSAEEIKKLLDTIKKNYDLSHLKEFTFEAGRIDTLNQKKLQVLKQGGVDKISINPQSFNEKTLKLVNRYHDRKQFDKVYKLAKEMGLSINMDLILGLPKETTQDILYTLDEVAKYDVKNLTIHNLAIKNASKLNKENYEHRDTLDYKTIFEKISKITENKGLFPYYMYRQKNSFQWGENLGYSLKNCESIYNIEMIEENKTIIGIGAGAITKLIWTDENTKKDNIKRLVNPKDPLVWMNELEIRLEIKKEKIREISKKL, from the coding sequence ATGATAGTTTCAAATATTAAAGTAAACGAAAATAAATTGGAAGAATTTGTGAGAGTTCTTTTACCAGAAGAATACGATATTTTAAAAGCAAATTCCGAGAAAAATATTTATTTTGAAATTTTTGAAAATCTAGAAAAAATTGATGTCGTGGCTATTTTGATAAAAGAAAAAAATTTTAATAATTATAAAAATAATAAAAATTCTGAAATAAAAATTGAAATTTGTGAAAATTTTAAAATTAAAAATGTCGAAAAAAATATTGAAGAAAAAAACATATTAAAAAAAATTACTTTTTCCTATGAAAAAATTTGCGACAAATATTTTGACCAAGCAGAAGTTATGCTAAAAACTTCTATTTTTAAAATTTTTGAGAAAGAAAAAGATTTCAAATGGGGAACTTTAATTGGCGTAAGACTTACAAAAATTGTCGGAAGATTTTTGAAAATGGGACTTTCTTATGAAAAAATTTTAGAAATTTTGAGAGATATTTATTTAGTCAGCGACGAAAAAAGAAATTTGCTGATAAATATTGTAAAAAAGCAGCAGAAATATCTCGATAAAGATACAATCGGAATTTATATTGGAATTGCTTTTTGTCCAACAAAATGCACTTACTGCTCATTTCCGGCGTATCTTTTAAAAGGAAAATATGCCGCTAGATATGACGAATATATTGAAGACATTTACAAGGAAACTAAAGAAATTGGACAACTTGCACAAGAACTTAATTTAAAAATAAATACAATTTACATCGGCGGCGGAACTCCTTCAATTTTGTCAGCTGAAGAAATTAAAAAATTACTTGATACAATAAAAAAAAATTACGATTTAAGCCATCTAAAAGAATTTACATTTGAAGCTGGAAGAATTGATACATTAAATCAAAAAAAATTGCAGGTTTTAAAGCAAGGTGGCGTGGATAAAATCAGCATAAATCCACAGTCATTTAATGAAAAGACGCTAAAACTCGTGAATCGTTATCACGACAGAAAACAGTTTGACAAAGTCTATAAATTAGCTAAAGAAATGGGACTTTCAATCAATATGGACTTAATTTTAGGACTTCCAAAAGAAACAACTCAAGATATTTTGTATACTTTGGACGAAGTGGCAAAATACGATGTGAAAAATTTGACAATTCATAATTTGGCGATAAAAAATGCAAGTAAACTTAATAAAGAGAATTATGAGCATCGTGACACTTTGGACTACAAGACTATTTTTGAAAAAATTTCTAAAATTACTGAAAATAAAGGACTTTTCCCTTATTATATGTACCGCCAGAAAAACAGTTTTCAGTGGGGAGAAAATCTGGGATACTCGCTTAAAAACTGTGAATCTATTTACAACATTGAAATGATTGAAGAAAATAAGACGATTATTGGGATTGGAGCTGGAGCTATAACAAAACTTATTTGGACGGATGAAAATACGAAAAAAGATAACATAAAAAGACTTGTCAATCCAAAAGATCCACTTGTATGGATGAATGAATTAGAAATACGGCTTGAAATAAAAAAAGAAAAAATTAGAGAAATTTCTAAAAAATTATAA
- a CDS encoding undecaprenyl-diphosphate phosphatase → MIFSIIKVFILSLVEGLTEFVPVSSTGHMILVDQFLKLSDNKVFVDAFKIIIQLGAILSVVVYYWKKIFPFAKGNTKQESMDIIAMWVKIVIAVIPAVILGLKFDDIIEEKFFNSLTVSIMLVFYGILLIWIETRKKKEEKIKSIKEMTIPLALGVGLFQCLAMIPGTSRSAATIIGGVLLGLNRVLATEFSFFLAIPTMLGATLLKIVKIGNVLTMEEWFLIGLGFVLSFIFAYAVIKVFMDYIKKHDFKVFGYYRIILGIIILLLFFTGVIK, encoded by the coding sequence ATGATTTTTAGTATTATAAAAGTTTTTATACTAAGTCTTGTTGAAGGACTTACAGAATTTGTACCTGTCAGCAGTACTGGACATATGATACTTGTTGACCAATTTTTAAAATTATCTGACAATAAAGTTTTTGTTGACGCTTTTAAAATAATAATTCAGTTAGGAGCAATTTTGTCAGTTGTCGTTTACTACTGGAAAAAAATTTTTCCATTTGCGAAAGGTAATACGAAGCAAGAGAGCATGGATATTATTGCAATGTGGGTAAAAATTGTGATTGCTGTAATTCCTGCCGTGATTTTGGGACTTAAATTTGATGATATTATTGAAGAGAAATTTTTTAATTCATTAACTGTTTCGATAATGCTTGTATTTTATGGAATTTTACTTATTTGGATTGAAACAAGAAAGAAAAAAGAAGAAAAAATTAAATCAATCAAAGAAATGACAATTCCACTTGCACTTGGAGTTGGACTTTTTCAATGCCTTGCGATGATTCCAGGAACTTCTCGTTCTGCTGCAACAATAATTGGAGGAGTTTTGCTTGGATTAAACAGAGTCCTTGCCACAGAATTTTCTTTTTTCTTGGCAATTCCGACAATGCTTGGAGCAACTTTGCTAAAGATAGTTAAAATTGGAAATGTTCTTACAATGGAAGAATGGTTTTTAATTGGACTTGGATTTGTTTTATCCTTTATTTTTGCTTACGCCGTTATAAAAGTATTTATGGATTACATCAAAAAACACGATTTTAAAGTGTTTGGATATTATCGAATTATTTTGGGAATTATTATTTTACTTTTATTTTTCACAGGAGTGATTAAATAA